A stretch of the Streptomyces sp. NBC_01428 genome encodes the following:
- a CDS encoding CehA/McbA family metallohydrolase, whose translation MCDDDHGNGVPRRALFVTGAAAALTLGSVTFASGADAAGGPGTPASGTETRTVRGTLPTGSPDFVYLPVEVPRGVREIKVAYTYEKPSVPAGTAGNALDIGIFDERGTDLGGRGFRGWSGGARSEFFLRGDDATPGYLPGPVRSGTWHIALGPYTVAPQGLPYEVTVTLTYGEQAVTPKPVYPPARARGRGRAWYRGDCHLHSWYSDGRRTPAEIAALARAAGLDFINSSDHNTHSSHPHWADQAGDDLLILLGEEITTRNGHVLALGTDPGTFVDWRYRARDNRFGKFARRVREAGGLVVPAHPHATCIGCGWKFGFGEADAVEVWNGPYTPDDEIALADWDNMLVAAVRSGGGHDGRGWLPAMGNSDAHRDPDQVGTPQTVVLADDLTREAVQAGLRAGRSYVAESQLVSLAFTASGARGEHAGIGERLKVAPDTPVTVRVEAAGAPRCTVRLVTDEGLLFTSDPLPVSGAGTVEWRTTAAYAAYVRAELRHEAAAGPLPGALAAFTNPIFLGDAR comes from the coding sequence ATGTGCGACGACGACCACGGAAACGGTGTGCCACGGCGTGCCCTGTTCGTGACGGGAGCGGCCGCGGCCCTTACGTTGGGAAGCGTGACCTTCGCGAGCGGCGCCGACGCGGCCGGCGGACCCGGCACCCCGGCCTCCGGCACGGAGACCCGGACGGTGCGCGGCACCCTGCCCACGGGTTCGCCGGACTTCGTGTACCTGCCGGTCGAAGTCCCGCGCGGGGTGCGGGAGATCAAGGTCGCCTACACCTACGAGAAGCCGTCGGTGCCGGCCGGCACCGCGGGCAACGCCCTGGACATCGGCATCTTCGACGAGCGCGGCACCGACCTCGGCGGCCGGGGCTTCCGCGGCTGGTCGGGCGGCGCGCGCTCCGAGTTCTTCCTGCGCGGCGACGACGCGACCCCCGGCTACCTCCCCGGCCCCGTCCGGTCCGGCACCTGGCACATCGCGCTCGGCCCGTACACGGTGGCACCGCAGGGGCTCCCGTACGAGGTCACGGTCACCCTGACGTACGGGGAGCAGGCCGTGACGCCGAAGCCGGTGTACCCGCCCGCCCGCGCCCGGGGCCGCGGCCGCGCCTGGTACCGCGGCGACTGCCATCTGCACTCCTGGTACTCCGACGGCCGCCGCACCCCGGCGGAGATCGCCGCGCTGGCGCGCGCCGCGGGCCTGGACTTCATCAACTCCTCGGACCACAACACCCATTCCTCGCACCCGCACTGGGCGGACCAGGCCGGTGACGACCTGCTGATCCTGCTCGGCGAGGAGATCACCACCCGCAACGGCCACGTGCTGGCCCTCGGCACGGACCCGGGCACCTTCGTCGACTGGCGCTACCGGGCCCGCGACAACCGCTTCGGGAAGTTCGCCCGCCGTGTCCGGGAGGCGGGCGGACTCGTGGTGCCGGCCCATCCGCACGCCACCTGCATCGGCTGCGGCTGGAAGTTCGGCTTCGGCGAGGCGGACGCGGTCGAGGTGTGGAACGGCCCGTACACCCCCGACGACGAGATCGCCCTCGCCGACTGGGACAACATGCTCGTCGCCGCCGTCCGGAGCGGCGGCGGTCACGACGGCCGCGGGTGGCTCCCGGCGATGGGCAACAGCGACGCGCACCGCGACCCCGACCAGGTCGGCACCCCGCAGACGGTCGTGCTCGCCGACGACCTGACCCGCGAGGCCGTCCAGGCGGGCCTGCGCGCGGGCCGCTCCTACGTCGCCGAGTCGCAGCTGGTCTCCCTCGCGTTCACCGCGTCCGGCGCCCGGGGCGAGCACGCGGGGATCGGGGAGCGGCTGAAGGTCGCCCCGGACACCCCGGTCACCGTCCGCGTGGAGGCCGCCGGCGCCCCGCGCTGCACGGTCCGCCTGGTCACCGACGAGGGTCTGCTGTTCACCTCCGACCCGCTGCCGGTGTCCGGGGCGGGCACGGTGGAGTGGCGCACGACGGCTGCCTACGCGGCGTACGTACGCGCGGAACTGCGCCACGAGGCGGCGGCGGGGCCGCTGCCGGGCGCGCTGGCGGCGTTCACGAACCCGATCTTCCTGGGAGACGCCCGGTAA